One part of the Sphingobium yanoikuyae genome encodes these proteins:
- a CDS encoding sensor histidine kinase has product MRFNDIMQTVLAADDRSGVGAVTLWRQCVDLLAQHDRYDRPPMDAPDREALLGRLAQLRPQLSEMQRIATVVELGGRLRSASLIRFFAGDRPAIAGAAMARARLSDPLWAALLPHLSPTARGVLRGRRDIGPETRQGLEAFGPTDLVLTSGTSVREADMLLTADMALAAEPVVEPEVAPQPVAEPGPDQIRNLVDRIARFTSTRRPPEETPPQDIIVAPVTQPALRAEQPHFFAFETDSTGVLVWVDQGPRAALVGLSLGEIALEGASGPDGHVAGAFQRRSGFQNGRFTIIGGMMAGEWRLSATPFFDPRSGRFQGYRGQARRPYLHEVATTPSGPVTIAGLSADSLRQLVHELRTPLNAILGFAEIIEQELFGAAGVEYREMAGNIAVDARHLLAAFDDLDLAAKVSRGDGIGAPQTIDPALLVMQVAARFRDQDGRAVTPIEIAVSQDLPQISIDPVQGERMVQHLLRTLISVAPEGEAVTGACWFQPDGASGKVVLAIDRPSTLSGMDEAHLLDPGYTPEGDWADGPLLGLGFSLRLIRSLAAGCGGSLDVGPDRFLLRIPVDGMEEDVVGNG; this is encoded by the coding sequence TTGCGCTTCAACGACATCATGCAAACCGTGCTGGCTGCCGACGATCGCAGCGGCGTGGGCGCGGTGACGCTGTGGCGGCAATGTGTCGACCTGCTGGCGCAGCATGATCGTTATGATCGTCCCCCCATGGACGCACCCGATCGCGAGGCTCTGCTCGGCCGATTGGCCCAGTTGCGGCCGCAACTGTCTGAAATGCAGCGAATCGCGACCGTCGTCGAACTGGGCGGCCGGCTGCGTTCGGCCAGCCTGATCCGCTTCTTTGCCGGTGACCGTCCGGCGATCGCCGGCGCGGCTATGGCACGCGCCCGCCTGTCCGATCCGCTGTGGGCCGCACTGCTGCCGCATCTCAGCCCCACGGCGCGCGGTGTGCTGCGCGGCCGTCGCGACATCGGCCCCGAAACGCGGCAGGGGCTCGAAGCCTTCGGCCCGACGGACCTGGTGCTGACTAGCGGCACGAGCGTCCGTGAAGCCGACATGCTGCTGACCGCGGACATGGCGCTCGCGGCCGAGCCCGTCGTCGAGCCGGAAGTGGCGCCGCAGCCGGTGGCTGAACCCGGCCCCGACCAGATCCGCAACCTGGTCGACCGCATTGCGCGCTTCACCAGTACCCGGCGTCCGCCCGAAGAGACGCCGCCGCAGGACATCATCGTCGCGCCGGTGACGCAGCCCGCGCTGCGCGCCGAACAGCCGCATTTCTTCGCGTTCGAGACGGATTCGACCGGCGTGCTGGTCTGGGTCGACCAGGGGCCGCGTGCCGCGCTGGTCGGCCTGTCGCTCGGCGAAATTGCGCTGGAAGGGGCAAGCGGTCCCGATGGCCATGTCGCGGGCGCCTTCCAGCGTCGCAGCGGCTTCCAGAATGGCCGTTTCACCATCATCGGCGGGATGATGGCAGGCGAATGGCGCCTGTCGGCAACCCCCTTCTTCGATCCGCGGTCCGGTCGGTTCCAGGGCTATCGCGGCCAGGCACGGCGCCCCTATCTGCACGAAGTGGCGACGACGCCGTCCGGCCCGGTGACGATTGCCGGCCTGTCGGCGGATTCGCTGCGCCAGCTGGTGCATGAACTGCGCACGCCGCTGAACGCGATCCTGGGCTTTGCCGAGATTATCGAACAGGAATTGTTCGGCGCGGCCGGCGTCGAATATCGCGAGATGGCCGGCAATATCGCGGTCGATGCGCGCCATCTGCTGGCGGCGTTCGACGATCTGGATCTGGCCGCCAAGGTATCGCGGGGCGACGGCATCGGTGCGCCGCAGACGATCGATCCGGCGCTGCTGGTGATGCAGGTCGCGGCCCGTTTCCGCGATCAGGATGGCCGGGCGGTGACGCCGATCGAAATCGCCGTGTCGCAGGATCTGCCGCAGATCAGCATCGATCCGGTGCAGGGCGAGCGCATGGTGCAACATCTGCTGCGCACGCTGATTTCGGTCGCGCCCGAGGGCGAGGCGGTGACCGGCGCCTGCTGGTTCCAGCCCGATGGCGCGTCGGGCAAGGTGGTGCTGGCGATCGATCGCCCGTCGACGCTGAGCGGCATGGACGAGGCGCATCTGCTTGATCCGGGCTACACGCCCGAGGGCGACTGGGCGGACGGGCCGTTGCTGGGGCTGGGCTTCTCGCTGCGTCTGATCCGCAGCCTGGCGGCGGGTTGCGGCGGCAGCCTGGATGTCGGCCCGGACCGTTTCCTGCTGCGCATCCCGGTCGACGGGATGGAAGAGGATGTCGTTGGCAATGGCTGA
- a CDS encoding Lrp/AsnC family transcriptional regulator, protein MAGPNIDDIDLQILGELQDNGRMTNVDLARKVGLTAPPCLRRVRALEEAGAITAYHAVVDPAMLGYTITVFAMVSLKSQAEADLKAFQDHVDALPEVRECHMLNGEIDFILKVVARDLQSFQQFLTSKLTPAPNVVSVKTSLTIRTSKNLPGVPLPV, encoded by the coding sequence ATGGCGGGGCCCAATATCGACGACATCGACCTGCAGATCCTGGGCGAATTGCAGGACAATGGCAGGATGACCAATGTGGATCTGGCGCGGAAGGTCGGGCTGACCGCACCGCCGTGCCTGCGCCGCGTCCGTGCGCTGGAGGAAGCCGGCGCCATCACCGCCTATCATGCCGTGGTCGATCCGGCGATGCTCGGCTATACCATCACCGTGTTCGCGATGGTCAGCCTCAAGAGCCAGGCCGAGGCCGATCTGAAGGCGTTCCAGGACCATGTCGACGCCCTGCCAGAAGTGCGCGAATGCCATATGCTGAACGGCGAAATCGACTTCATCCTGAAGGTGGTCGCGCGCGACCTGCAGAGCTTCCAGCAATTCCTGACGTCGAAGCTGACGCCGGCGCCCAATGTGGTGAGCGTCAAGACGTCGCTGACGATCCGCACGTCGAAGAATCTGCCCGGCGTCCCGCTGCCGGTCTGA
- a CDS encoding tetratricopeptide repeat protein codes for MAKRNPVFLTIGLPVVLAGAMLATPAAAKKKIVVAGPPIEMSDAFRADVQAAETAIKARDASTANLRIASLNPTTDMEAYAAAGLRFEVAVLRRDIQAQRIALTDMFKTSSVPKADAPRLRFIAGYLSYMVANYTDAVAQLDYAKTLGYSGIDATMLRADIAMRKNKSKEARTYVQEALAQQKASGQPIPAAWYDRAISMAYQTNDWDEVSSLYRERLEVYPSTPEWRSALTNYLAGQESDPQVQLDLYRLQAANGAMASERDYQTYAQLAEKTGNFAEAKAIIEAGRSAGKLTTSQATTAQLLKAVTPKATKDIAAMPALAKKAAAASDGKAALNAADGYFSLGQYPQAVEQYRLALSKGGVDQGHANARLGIALARSGDLAGGKTTLAQVTSGNWSNVAGFWSVWVDLQHRKSAQQGTAQTAS; via the coding sequence ATGGCCAAGCGGAATCCTGTTTTTCTGACTATCGGACTGCCGGTGGTGCTGGCCGGCGCCATGCTGGCGACGCCGGCTGCGGCCAAGAAGAAGATCGTGGTGGCAGGGCCGCCGATCGAGATGTCGGACGCCTTCCGCGCCGATGTGCAGGCCGCCGAAACCGCGATCAAGGCGCGTGACGCGTCGACCGCCAATCTGCGCATCGCGTCGCTCAACCCGACCACCGACATGGAAGCCTATGCTGCGGCCGGCCTGCGTTTCGAGGTGGCGGTGCTGCGCCGGGACATCCAGGCCCAGCGGATCGCGCTGACCGACATGTTCAAGACCAGTTCGGTGCCCAAGGCGGACGCGCCGCGCCTGCGCTTCATCGCCGGCTATCTGTCCTACATGGTCGCGAACTATACCGATGCGGTGGCGCAGCTCGATTATGCCAAGACGCTGGGCTATTCGGGCATCGACGCCACCATGCTGCGCGCCGATATCGCGATGCGCAAGAACAAGTCCAAGGAAGCCCGCACCTATGTGCAGGAGGCGCTGGCGCAGCAGAAGGCATCGGGTCAGCCGATCCCGGCCGCCTGGTATGACCGCGCTATCTCCATGGCCTATCAGACCAATGACTGGGATGAGGTGAGCAGCCTCTATCGCGAGCGGCTGGAGGTCTATCCGTCGACCCCTGAATGGCGTTCGGCGCTGACCAACTATCTGGCCGGCCAGGAAAGCGACCCGCAGGTCCAACTCGACCTCTATCGCCTGCAGGCTGCCAATGGCGCGATGGCGAGCGAGCGCGATTACCAGACCTATGCCCAGCTGGCCGAGAAGACCGGCAATTTTGCCGAAGCCAAGGCGATCATCGAGGCGGGCCGTTCGGCCGGCAAGCTGACCACCAGCCAGGCGACCACGGCGCAGCTGCTGAAGGCGGTGACGCCCAAGGCGACCAAGGATATTGCCGCCATGCCCGCGCTGGCGAAGAAGGCGGCGGCGGCGAGCGATGGCAAGGCGGCGCTGAATGCGGCCGACGGCTATTTCTCGCTCGGTCAATATCCGCAGGCGGTGGAGCAGTATCGGCTGGCGCTGAGCAAGGGCGGGGTCGATCAGGGCCATGCCAATGCGCGCCTGGGCATCGCGCTGGCCCGTTCGGGCGATCTGGCCGGTGGCAAGACCACGCTGGCCCAGGTGACCAGCGGCAATTGGAGCAATGTCGCCGGCTTCTGGTCGGTGTGGGTCGATCTGCAGCATCGCAAGTCGGCGCAGCAGGGCACGGCGCAGACCGCCAGCTGA
- a CDS encoding YfgM family protein, whose translation MRFVTPLSLALALALTGGAVSAPASAAKKEEKPAGRKLNVSPEVLKSLQAAQKASDAQDFAGAKTALTEADGKAASNDDKYQIGAIKLNTGIQSKDDALKMEGLNQMLDSGLTPPEQTGQFNMVAADAALAQKNYDVAISRGQAALAAGYKAEQVNPTIAQAYFGKAGTGNASAEPARGFNQQGLAALKAAADATKASGQPVPAQWYQIGVSRAAAARLPEVTDWAKWAYAANPSGENLRTLIRLFQQANPNITNRENLDVLRLMSAAKGLVVAADFTELAEMASKTGIYGEVKSTIDAGRAKGVLNASQAGDIYQAAVGRIPGDKSSLGAAEADAGKAANGKVAAATGDAYLGYGDYAKAAAMFELAKQKGGVDADEINTRLGIAKTMGGDNAGAKSAFEAVQGGARKQIADLWLTYLGTKA comes from the coding sequence ATGCGTTTTGTTACCCCGCTGTCGCTCGCGCTGGCTCTGGCGCTGACCGGCGGCGCCGTTTCGGCTCCCGCCTCCGCCGCGAAGAAGGAAGAAAAGCCGGCCGGCCGCAAGCTGAACGTGTCGCCCGAAGTGCTCAAGTCGCTGCAGGCTGCCCAGAAGGCGTCCGATGCCCAGGATTTCGCCGGTGCCAAGACGGCGCTGACCGAGGCCGACGGCAAGGCGGCGTCGAACGATGACAAGTATCAGATCGGCGCGATCAAGCTGAACACCGGCATCCAGAGCAAGGATGACGCGCTGAAGATGGAAGGTCTCAACCAGATGCTCGACAGCGGCCTGACGCCGCCCGAGCAGACCGGCCAGTTCAACATGGTGGCGGCCGACGCGGCTCTTGCCCAGAAGAATTACGACGTCGCCATTTCGCGCGGTCAGGCGGCGCTGGCCGCCGGTTACAAGGCGGAGCAGGTCAACCCGACCATTGCGCAGGCGTATTTCGGCAAGGCCGGCACCGGCAACGCCTCGGCCGAACCGGCGCGTGGCTTCAACCAGCAGGGCCTCGCCGCGCTGAAGGCGGCGGCTGATGCGACCAAGGCGTCGGGCCAGCCCGTGCCGGCGCAATGGTATCAGATCGGCGTCAGCCGTGCGGCTGCCGCGCGCCTGCCGGAAGTCACCGACTGGGCCAAGTGGGCCTATGCCGCCAATCCGAGCGGTGAAAATCTGCGCACGCTGATCCGTCTGTTCCAGCAGGCGAACCCGAACATCACCAACCGCGAAAATCTGGACGTGCTGCGCCTGATGTCGGCGGCCAAGGGGCTGGTGGTCGCTGCCGACTTCACCGAACTGGCCGAAATGGCGTCGAAGACGGGTATCTATGGCGAGGTCAAGTCGACGATCGACGCCGGTCGCGCCAAGGGCGTGCTGAACGCCAGCCAGGCGGGCGACATCTATCAGGCCGCCGTGGGCCGCATTCCGGGCGACAAGTCGTCGCTGGGTGCCGCCGAAGCGGATGCCGGCAAGGCCGCCAATGGCAAGGTCGCGGCTGCGACCGGCGACGCCTATCTGGGCTATGGCGACTATGCCAAGGCGGCGGCGATGTTCGAACTGGCCAAGCAGAAGGGTGGCGTCGACGCCGACGAGATCAACACCCGCCTGGGCATTGCCAAGACTATGGGTGGCGACAATGCCGGCGCCAAGTCGGCGTTCGAGGCAGTCCAGGGCGGTGCGCGCAAGCAGATCGCCGATCTGTGGCTGACCTATCTGGGCACCAAGGCCTGA
- the gyrA gene encoding DNA gyrase subunit A yields MTDETVLADPSDISPISIVDEMKSSYLDYAMSVIVSRALPDVRDGLKPVHRRILFSAQESGFVYNRPYRKSARLVGEVMGKYHPHGDSSIYDALARMTQDWSMRVPLIDGQGNFGSMDPDPPAAMRYTEARLAKVATALLDDLDKDTVDFTPNYDASESEPQVLPARFPNLLVNGAGGIAVGMATNIPPHNLGEVLRACLAYIENPAISTDELIQIVPGPDFPTAPLILGQSGARNAYHTGRGSILMRARHEVEEGRGDRRSIVLTSIPYQVGKSGLVEKIAEAAKDKRIEGISDIRDESSREGVRIVMDLKRDATPDVVLNQLWRNTPAQSSFPANMLAIRGGRPELLGLREIIEAFVKFREEVITRRTKFELNKARDRAHILLGLVVAVTNLDEVVKIIRSSASPAAARESLLAREWPIGEIAPYLALVEAIETEVSGESYKLSDVQVRAILDLRLHRLTALGRDEIGKELAELAEAIAEYLAILGDRVKLYAVMREEFEAIESEFATPRVSVIAPAADGIDDEDLIEREEMVVTVTVQGYIKRTPLESFRAQGRGGKGRSGMATKDEDAVTELFVTSTHTPVLFFSTAGKVYRLKVWRLPEGGPATRGRPMINLLPLAPGETIQTVLPLPEDEESWKELHVMFATANGTVRRNSMDAFANVPSNGKLAMRFDEGSDDRLIGVALLTEEDDVLLATRQGRAIRFAATDVREFQSRTSTGVRGMTLKDGDEVISLSILKGFDATTEERDDYLRAAPWKENEATPAINSAERMAAFAQAEQFILTVCANGYGKISSAYDYRRTGRGGQGITNIDNIARNGLVVGSFPVAHEDHLMLVTDQAKLIRMGLSSMRVIGRNSAGVRLFNVAKDEHVVSTARIEDGEDDNAEATTEGTVEVAPETAPETGSEGREA; encoded by the coding sequence TTGACCGACGAGACCGTCCTCGCCGACCCTTCGGACATCAGCCCCATCAGCATCGTTGATGAGATGAAGTCGAGCTATCTCGACTATGCCATGTCCGTGATCGTCTCCCGCGCCCTGCCGGACGTGCGCGACGGCCTGAAGCCGGTGCATCGCCGCATTCTCTTCTCGGCCCAGGAATCGGGCTTCGTCTACAACCGTCCCTATCGCAAGTCGGCCCGTCTGGTCGGTGAAGTCATGGGTAAATATCACCCCCATGGCGACAGCTCGATCTACGACGCATTGGCCCGCATGACCCAGGACTGGTCGATGCGCGTGCCGCTGATCGACGGCCAGGGAAACTTCGGCTCGATGGACCCCGATCCGCCAGCCGCCATGCGTTACACCGAAGCGCGCCTGGCCAAGGTCGCGACCGCGCTGCTGGACGATCTCGACAAGGACACCGTCGACTTCACGCCCAACTATGACGCGTCGGAAAGCGAGCCGCAGGTGCTGCCCGCCCGCTTCCCCAACCTGCTGGTCAACGGCGCCGGCGGCATCGCCGTCGGCATGGCAACCAACATTCCGCCGCATAACCTCGGCGAAGTGCTGCGCGCCTGCCTTGCCTATATCGAAAACCCGGCGATCTCGACCGACGAACTGATCCAGATCGTCCCCGGCCCCGATTTCCCGACCGCGCCGCTGATCCTGGGCCAGTCGGGCGCCCGCAACGCCTATCATACCGGTCGCGGCTCGATCCTGATGCGCGCCCGGCACGAGGTGGAGGAAGGCCGCGGCGACCGCCGCTCGATCGTCCTCACCTCCATCCCCTATCAGGTCGGCAAGAGCGGCCTGGTCGAAAAGATCGCCGAAGCCGCCAAGGACAAGCGGATCGAGGGCATCAGCGACATTCGTGACGAATCGAGCCGCGAAGGCGTGCGCATCGTCATGGACCTGAAGCGCGACGCCACCCCGGACGTCGTCCTCAACCAGCTGTGGCGCAACACCCCGGCCCAGTCGAGCTTCCCCGCCAACATGCTGGCGATCCGTGGCGGCCGCCCGGAACTGCTGGGCCTGCGCGAGATCATCGAAGCCTTCGTCAAGTTCCGCGAAGAGGTCATCACCCGCCGCACCAAGTTCGAGCTGAACAAGGCGCGCGACCGCGCCCATATCTTGCTCGGCCTGGTGGTCGCGGTCACCAACCTCGACGAGGTGGTGAAGATCATCCGCAGCTCGGCCAGCCCGGCTGCCGCCCGCGAATCACTGCTGGCGCGCGAATGGCCGATCGGCGAGATCGCGCCCTATCTCGCCCTGGTCGAGGCGATCGAGACCGAAGTCAGCGGCGAGAGCTACAAGCTCAGCGACGTGCAGGTCCGCGCCATCCTCGACCTGCGCCTCCACCGCCTGACCGCGCTCGGCCGTGACGAAATCGGCAAGGAACTGGCCGAACTGGCCGAAGCCATCGCCGAATATCTCGCCATCCTGGGTGACCGGGTGAAGCTCTACGCCGTGATGCGCGAAGAGTTCGAAGCGATCGAGAGCGAATTCGCCACGCCGCGCGTGTCGGTCATCGCCCCTGCCGCCGACGGCATCGATGACGAGGATCTGATCGAGCGCGAGGAGATGGTCGTCACCGTCACCGTGCAGGGCTATATCAAGCGCACCCCGCTGGAGAGCTTCCGCGCCCAGGGCCGTGGCGGCAAGGGCCGTTCGGGCATGGCGACCAAGGATGAGGATGCCGTCACCGAATTGTTCGTCACCTCGACGCACACGCCGGTGCTGTTCTTCTCGACCGCCGGCAAGGTCTATCGCCTCAAGGTCTGGCGCCTGCCCGAGGGCGGCCCCGCCACCCGCGGCCGGCCGATGATCAACCTGCTGCCGCTGGCACCGGGCGAAACCATCCAGACCGTGCTGCCTCTGCCAGAGGACGAGGAAAGCTGGAAGGAACTGCACGTCATGTTCGCCACCGCGAACGGTACCGTGCGCCGCAACAGCATGGACGCCTTCGCCAATGTGCCCAGCAACGGCAAGCTCGCCATGCGCTTCGATGAAGGCAGCGACGATCGCCTGATCGGCGTTGCGCTGCTGACCGAAGAGGATGACGTGCTGCTCGCCACCCGCCAGGGCCGCGCGATCCGCTTCGCCGCCACCGACGTGCGCGAATTCCAGAGCCGCACCTCGACCGGCGTGCGCGGCATGACGCTGAAGGATGGCGATGAGGTCATCTCGCTCTCGATCCTCAAGGGCTTCGACGCGACCACCGAGGAACGCGACGACTATCTGCGCGCCGCGCCGTGGAAGGAAAATGAAGCGACCCCGGCGATCAACAGCGCCGAACGCATGGCCGCCTTTGCGCAAGCGGAGCAGTTCATCCTGACCGTCTGCGCCAATGGCTATGGCAAGATCAGTTCGGCCTATGATTATCGCCGCACCGGTCGCGGTGGCCAGGGCATCACCAATATCGACAATATCGCCCGCAACGGCCTGGTCGTCGGCAGCTTCCCGGTCGCGCATGAGGATCATCTGATGCTCGTCACCGATCAGGCCAAGCTGATCCGCATGGGCCTGTCGTCGATGCGCGTCATCGGCCGCAACTCGGCCGGCGTGCGCCTGTTCAACGTCGCCAAGGACGAGCATGTCGTTTCCACGGCCCGGATCGAGGACGGCGAAGACGACAATGCCGAGGCTACGACCGAAGGCACCGTCGAAGTCGCGCCCGAAACCGCCCCGGAAACCGGCAGCGAGGGTCGCGAGGCGTGA
- a CDS encoding DUF952 domain-containing protein: MSELFAYKILTAEQYDQFKADGVFKGAPIDLQDGYIHMSTRDQAAETAAKHFAGQDRLVMLMIDLAPFGEAIKWEVSRGGALFPHLYGDLPISAVAGKVILRLDEAGNHLFPAGF, encoded by the coding sequence GTGAGCGAGCTGTTCGCCTACAAGATCCTGACCGCCGAGCAATATGACCAGTTCAAGGCCGACGGCGTGTTCAAGGGTGCGCCGATCGACCTGCAGGACGGCTATATCCACATGTCCACGCGCGATCAGGCGGCCGAAACGGCGGCCAAGCATTTCGCGGGACAGGATCGGCTGGTGATGCTGATGATCGACCTCGCCCCCTTTGGCGAGGCGATCAAATGGGAAGTGTCGCGCGGCGGCGCACTCTTCCCCCATCTCTATGGCGACCTGCCGATCAGCGCCGTCGCCGGCAAGGTGATCCTGCGCCTCGACGAGGCCGGCAATCATTTGTTCCCGGCCGGGTTCTGA
- a CDS encoding glycosyltransferase family protein — MMLALWLLLQALSLMGVVNYWRHLPTDRQEEAPGGAVMILSVRDDWEGDSELVTRLKAQSAPFRLLLATSGICVAAEALAIAEPDWVQIVRAGVASDEGQKVHKLRAALKALRDADRYLIFIDADIAPPVRLAGRLLFPLVRGKADIVTGYRLLLPAGQGMPALVGAVEQQLATLPRAASSTMPWGGAMAMTRVAAERIDIDAALAGRLSDDMAIGLAGWRAKLRMRPVRDLLVASPLDGGLGALWNFGVRQYRHILTNSPRMWAVATGAVALQSGFWLWALGWGSWPAIAIGYGAAWGRAAARRRILAAVLEPEQAARARRSLWWDMVTPFAVCWAHLAVQLQAATSNRISWGGWTYRVVRGRVVEMGRG; from the coding sequence ATGATGCTGGCGCTGTGGCTGCTGCTCCAGGCGCTGAGCCTGATGGGCGTGGTCAATTATTGGCGCCATCTGCCGACGGACCGGCAGGAGGAGGCGCCCGGCGGCGCGGTCATGATCCTGTCGGTGCGCGATGACTGGGAAGGTGACAGCGAACTTGTCACCCGGCTGAAGGCGCAGAGTGCGCCGTTCCGGTTGCTGCTGGCGACGTCGGGGATCTGTGTGGCGGCGGAGGCGCTGGCGATCGCCGAGCCGGATTGGGTGCAGATCGTGCGCGCCGGCGTGGCCAGCGACGAGGGGCAGAAGGTCCACAAGCTGCGGGCGGCGCTCAAGGCGTTGCGCGACGCGGATCGCTATCTGATCTTCATCGACGCGGATATCGCGCCGCCGGTGCGGCTGGCAGGACGGCTGCTCTTCCCGCTGGTGCGGGGCAAGGCCGATATCGTGACAGGCTATCGGCTGCTGCTGCCGGCCGGGCAGGGCATGCCGGCGCTGGTCGGCGCGGTCGAGCAGCAATTGGCGACGCTGCCGCGCGCGGCCAGTTCCACCATGCCCTGGGGCGGGGCAATGGCGATGACGCGGGTGGCGGCCGAGCGGATCGACATCGACGCGGCGCTGGCCGGGCGCCTGTCCGACGACATGGCGATCGGCCTGGCTGGATGGCGCGCGAAGCTGCGGATGCGGCCGGTGCGCGACCTGCTGGTGGCAAGTCCGCTGGATGGTGGGCTTGGCGCGCTCTGGAATTTTGGGGTGCGTCAATATCGCCATATCCTCACCAACAGTCCGCGCATGTGGGCGGTGGCGACCGGTGCCGTCGCGCTGCAATCGGGCTTCTGGCTGTGGGCGCTGGGCTGGGGCAGCTGGCCGGCGATCGCGATCGGCTATGGCGCGGCCTGGGGCCGGGCGGCGGCGCGGCGGCGGATATTGGCGGCCGTGCTGGAGCCAGAGCAGGCGGCGCGGGCGCGCCGATCGCTCTGGTGGGACATGGTGACGCCCTTTGCCGTCTGCTGGGCGCATCTGGCGGTGCAGCTACAGGCTGCCACATCCAATCGCATCAGTTGGGGCGGCTGGACCTATCGCGTTGTGCGTGGCCGGGTGGTGGAGATGGGGCGGGGGTAG
- a CDS encoding lysophospholipid acyltransferase family protein, with protein sequence MLSNPFLFTLLRLLPASLASWLGGWLSAHVARPRMKLRDARARANLALLRPDLPQAEREAILTRRWVNVGRTLAELANIDRLVNADHVTVIDQPAYQAVLDGPGPMIAFTCHIGNWDLLAAHIKWSTDRPGLGVYEDPEDPRIAAQLKKARSSYMGEAIGGDGAARGVLKHLTQKDRATLYILADERRDRQVWFPTFGRALEPSGNLSIALRLARKVGAQFLPFYLVRTSGPHFALHWHPPLDPRTMSDAEIVAVLDRFLGQACIDHADQWLALHDMDLTQPV encoded by the coding sequence ATGCTCTCCAACCCCTTTCTCTTCACCCTGCTCCGTCTGCTTCCCGCCAGCCTCGCCTCCTGGCTGGGTGGCTGGCTGTCGGCGCATGTCGCCCGTCCGCGGATGAAGCTGCGCGACGCCCGCGCCCGCGCCAATCTGGCGCTGCTGCGGCCCGACCTGCCGCAAGCGGAACGCGAAGCGATCCTGACCCGGCGTTGGGTGAATGTCGGCCGCACGCTCGCCGAACTGGCCAATATCGACCGGCTGGTGAATGCCGACCATGTGACCGTCATCGACCAGCCAGCCTATCAGGCGGTGCTGGACGGTCCCGGCCCGATGATCGCCTTCACCTGCCATATCGGCAATTGGGATCTGCTCGCCGCCCATATCAAATGGTCGACCGACCGACCGGGCCTTGGCGTCTATGAAGATCCCGAAGACCCTCGGATCGCCGCCCAGCTCAAGAAGGCGCGATCCAGCTATATGGGCGAGGCGATCGGCGGCGATGGCGCGGCACGCGGCGTGCTCAAGCATCTGACCCAGAAGGATCGCGCCACCCTCTATATCCTGGCTGACGAACGACGCGACCGGCAGGTCTGGTTCCCGACCTTCGGCCGCGCGCTCGAACCATCGGGCAACCTCTCGATCGCCCTGCGCCTCGCACGCAAGGTCGGGGCGCAATTCCTGCCTTTCTATCTGGTCCGCACCAGCGGCCCGCATTTCGCGCTGCACTGGCATCCGCCGCTCGATCCCCGGACGATGAGCGATGCGGAGATCGTCGCTGTCCTCGATCGCTTCCTGGGCCAGGCTTGCATCGACCATGCCGATCAGTGGCTGGCGCTGCACGACATGGACCTGACCCAGCCTGTCTGA
- a CDS encoding phosphoribosylanthranilate isomerase, with product MSRIAIKICGLSTPETVGAAVRAGASHVGFVHFPKSPRHVEPDQMRALAAAVPAHVDRVAVVVDADDEQLARLTGTGALSALQLHGKESPERVAAIRQRFSLPVWKAISVKTRADIDAAQAYAGTVDRLLFDAKTPDGAALPGGMGLRFDWTLLRGVAMPAPWGLSGGLGIDNVCDAIRLTDTPLIDVSSGVEDAPGIKSVDKIMAFCKAVSAC from the coding sequence ATGTCCCGAATCGCGATCAAGATCTGCGGCCTGTCGACGCCGGAGACGGTGGGCGCCGCCGTGCGCGCCGGGGCGAGCCATGTCGGCTTCGTCCATTTCCCCAAAAGCCCGCGTCATGTCGAACCCGACCAGATGCGCGCGCTCGCTGCGGCCGTTCCGGCCCATGTCGATCGCGTCGCCGTGGTCGTCGATGCCGATGACGAACAGCTTGCCCGCCTGACCGGCACCGGTGCGCTCAGCGCCCTGCAACTCCATGGCAAGGAAAGCCCGGAGCGGGTTGCCGCTATCCGCCAGCGTTTCAGCCTGCCGGTGTGGAAGGCGATTTCGGTAAAGACCCGCGCCGATATCGACGCTGCCCAGGCCTATGCCGGCACGGTCGACCGGCTGCTGTTCGACGCGAAGACGCCCGATGGCGCGGCGTTGCCGGGCGGCATGGGCCTGCGCTTCGACTGGACCTTGCTACGCGGCGTCGCCATGCCCGCCCCCTGGGGCCTGTCAGGTGGCCTTGGCATCGACAATGTGTGCGATGCGATCCGCCTGACCGACACGCCGCTGATCGACGTTTCTTCGGGCGTCGAGGATGCACCGGGCATCAAGAGTGTGGACAAGATCATGGCCTTCTGCAAAGCGGTGTCGGCATGTTGA